The Pseudomonadota bacterium nucleotide sequence CGCGCCCCGTAGACGCGCGTGATCACGCGTTCGCGCCCGCGTGGCCCTCCCACCGCTCCTCGGCCAGCTCCTCGCGCGTGGCGCGCTCCACCTTCATGCCCATCGCGCCCACGGTGGGCTCGACCGGTCGTCCCCCGCGCACCCACGACCCCTGCGCAGGGCCAGGCGGGACCAGACAGTCCAGCCCGTGACCGATCAGGTCGCGGCGGTTCCACGCGATGAGCGCCTCCCGGATCGCGGGCCACTCCTCGCGCTTCCAGTAGAACATCAGGCTTCGCTGCCGCGCCCGCTCCTTGTGCCCGCGCGCGACGTACACCGGCTGCTTCGTGTAGGGGTCGTGGCCGCTAACGTACATCGCCGTGCTGATCGTGCCCGGCGTGGGCATGAACACCTGCACCTGCCGGCACACGAGTCCGTTGCGCTTCATGTACTGGGCGAGCTCGATCGCCTCGGTGGGGCCGGTGCCCGGGTGGGCGCACTGGAAGTACGGCACGATGAGCTGCTTCTTGCCAGCGTCCGCGCTCGCCGCGCGGAAGCGCTCCATGAAGCGCGCGAAGTGCGTGATCGAGGGCTTCCGCATGTAGTGGAGCGATTGCTCGGAGATGTGCTCCGGCGCCGTGGTGAGGGTTCCGCTCACGTGGTGGGCCGCGATCTCCTCGACGAAGTCCTCGTCCAACGCCGCGAGATCGTAGCGGAGCCCCGAATTCACGAAGACCCGCTTGATGCCGGGCAGCGTCCGCACCTCGCGCAGCAGGTCCTTGTAGGGCTGGTGATCCGTTCCGTAGTGCTTGCAGCGCACCGGGTGCAGGCAGCTCACGCGACGGCACACCTTGTTCGCCTCCTCCGACATGCAGCGCATGTGGAACATGTTGGCTTCTGGGTGGTGAGGGAGGTGACCTCGCGGACGACGCTGTCGCTCGAGCGGCTCACGACGTCCTTGCCCTGATGGAGGGTGAGCGCGCAGAAGCTGCACCCCCCGCTGCAGCCGCGGTTCACGGTGATGCTGCCCTTGATGCTCTCGAAGGCGGGGATGGGCTCGCGGTAGCAAGGGTGCGCCGCGTTCTGGTAGGGCAGCTCGTAGAGACGGTCGAGTTCGTCCGTCGTGAGCGGCACGTCCGGGGGGTTGCACCAGATCGCGCGGTCGCCGTGCCGCTGCAGGATCGCCTTCCCGCAATGGGGGTTGCTCTCGCGGTACATCACCAGGGTGAGGTGGTTGAACGCGAGGGGATCGGCGACGGTGTCATCGAAGCTCGGCACCTCC carries:
- a CDS encoding DUF3362 domain-containing protein, whose translation is MFHMRCMSEEANKVCRRVSCLHPVRCKHYGTDHQPYKDLLREVRTLPGIKRVFVNSGLRYDLAALDEDFVEEIAAHHVSGTLTTAPEHISEQSLHYMRKPSITHFARFMERFRAASADAGKKQLIVPYFQCAHPGTGPTEAIELAQYMKRNGLVCRQVQVFMPTPGTISTAMYVSGHDPYTKQPVYVARGHKERARQRSLMFYWKREEWPAIREALIAWNRRDLIGHGLDCLVPPGPAQGSWVRGGRPVEPTVGAMGMKVERATREELAEERWEGHAGANA